A section of the Stenotrophomonas sp. 364 genome encodes:
- a CDS encoding type 1 glutamine amidotransferase domain-containing protein, which produces MKILIVLTSHDQLGDTGRTTGFWLEELAAPYYAFADAGAQVVLASPKGGQPPLDPKSNEPDFQTDLTRRFEADPAATAQLAATVRLDSVDQSDFDAAFYPGGHGPLWDLANDHHSIALIESFIAANKPVALVCHAPGVLRDVKAADGSPLVAGRKVTGFTNSEEAGVGLTDVVPFLVEDMLKAAGGQYSKGPDWGSYVVSDGLLITGQNPASSAATAAELVKHLSASGNA; this is translated from the coding sequence ATGAAAATCCTCATCGTCCTTACCTCCCACGACCAGCTGGGCGACACCGGCCGCACGACCGGCTTCTGGCTGGAAGAACTCGCTGCGCCCTACTACGCCTTCGCCGATGCGGGCGCGCAGGTCGTGCTGGCCTCGCCCAAGGGCGGCCAGCCGCCGTTGGATCCCAAGAGCAACGAGCCCGACTTCCAGACCGACCTCACCCGTCGCTTCGAGGCCGATCCGGCCGCGACCGCGCAACTGGCTGCGACCGTGCGCCTGGACAGTGTCGACCAGAGCGACTTCGACGCCGCGTTCTATCCCGGCGGCCATGGCCCGCTGTGGGACCTCGCCAACGACCACCACTCGATCGCACTGATCGAATCGTTCATCGCCGCCAACAAGCCGGTCGCGCTGGTCTGCCATGCCCCGGGCGTGTTGCGCGACGTCAAGGCCGCGGACGGTTCGCCGCTTGTGGCGGGCAGGAAGGTCACCGGCTTCACCAACAGTGAGGAAGCCGGCGTCGGCCTTACCGACGTGGTGCCGTTCCTGGTGGAAGACATGCTCAAGGCGGCCGGCGGCCAGTACTCCAAGGGGCCCGACTGGGGCTCGTACGTGGTCAGCGATGGCCTGCTGATCACCGGTCAGAACCCGGCATCGTCGGCAGCAACGGCGGCCGAGCTGGTGAAGCACCTGAGTGCGTCGGGCAACGCCTGA
- the cueR gene encoding Cu(I)-responsive transcriptional regulator: MNIGQAAAFSGLSAKMIRYYEQIGLIPQAERSAAGYRTYSTQEAHSLRFIRRARDLGFPVEQIAELLTLWNDRGRASADVKAVALAHVAGLRTRIAELEAMAQTLEHLAEHCHGNDRPDCPIIADLAEQTDAAAAAPATVVPHRAPRFGTDGPVASRRRAAK; the protein is encoded by the coding sequence TTGAATATTGGTCAGGCGGCCGCCTTTTCCGGCCTGTCGGCGAAGATGATCCGGTACTACGAACAGATCGGCCTGATTCCGCAGGCCGAACGCAGCGCCGCGGGCTACCGGACCTACAGCACGCAGGAGGCGCACAGCCTGCGCTTCATCCGGCGCGCGCGCGACCTCGGATTTCCGGTTGAACAGATCGCCGAGCTGCTGACCTTGTGGAACGACCGCGGCCGGGCCAGTGCGGACGTCAAGGCCGTGGCATTGGCGCACGTGGCGGGCCTGCGCACCCGGATTGCCGAACTGGAGGCGATGGCGCAGACCCTGGAGCATCTGGCCGAGCACTGCCACGGCAACGATCGCCCGGATTGTCCGATCATTGCCGACCTCGCCGAGCAGACCGACGCCGCTGCCGCCGCACCGGCCACGGTGGTGCCTCATCGCGCACCGCGTTTCGGCACCGATGGGCCGGTGGCATCCCGCCGTCGTGCGGCAAAGTGA
- a CDS encoding TetR/AcrR family transcriptional regulator, translating into MTAATSPEPLDVRDRILATGERIMGGKGFSAVGLNEVLTAAGVPKGSFYHYFGSKEAFGEALLEGYFAAYLAEMDATFRQPGLSKAQQLDAYFRAWRDAQSFEECQGKCLAVKLGAEVADLSASMRAALQRGTAGIVERLARAIQAGVVDGSLQVHGDPATVAQSLYQLWLGASIMVKITRTLQPFDAALSATRQALHPSA; encoded by the coding sequence ATGACCGCTGCGACCTCCCCTGAACCCCTCGATGTCCGCGACAGGATCCTGGCCACCGGCGAGCGGATCATGGGCGGCAAGGGCTTCTCTGCGGTGGGCCTGAATGAGGTCCTCACCGCCGCTGGTGTGCCGAAAGGCTCGTTCTACCACTACTTCGGCTCCAAGGAAGCCTTCGGCGAGGCGCTGCTGGAGGGCTATTTTGCCGCGTACCTGGCCGAGATGGACGCCACCTTCCGCCAGCCCGGCCTGAGCAAGGCCCAGCAGCTGGATGCGTACTTCCGCGCCTGGCGGGACGCGCAGTCGTTCGAGGAGTGCCAGGGCAAGTGCCTGGCGGTAAAGCTCGGCGCCGAAGTGGCCGACCTGTCGGCCAGCATGCGCGCAGCATTGCAGCGCGGCACGGCCGGCATCGTCGAACGTCTGGCGCGGGCGATCCAGGCCGGCGTCGTCGACGGCTCACTGCAGGTCCACGGCGACCCCGCTACCGTGGCCCAGAGCCTCTACCAGCTGTGGCTGGGCGCGAGCATCATGGTGAAAATCACCCGTACCCTGCAGCCCTTCGATGCGGCGCTGAGCGCGACCCGGCAAGCACTTCACCCTTCGGCCTGA
- a CDS encoding heavy-metal-associated domain-containing protein — protein MFRFNIPNMTCGGCARSVTKALMDADPNARIETDPAAREVRVDSTLSEGVFVAALAEAGFPDAR, from the coding sequence ATGTTCCGTTTCAACATTCCCAACATGACCTGCGGCGGCTGTGCCCGCTCCGTGACCAAGGCACTGATGGACGCAGATCCCAACGCGCGCATCGAGACCGATCCGGCGGCGCGCGAGGTGCGGGTGGACAGCACCCTGAGCGAAGGGGTGTTCGTGGCGGCGCTGGCCGAGGCAGGTTTCCCGGACGCACGCTGA
- a CDS encoding sorbosone dehydrogenase family protein, whose product MKRQPTAMLTVSVLTIALAACSNKAPELEQYGATPELPAPNRTLMPDMTIAKPASWGDRTPTVPAGYRISAIATGLAIPRQTLVLPNGDILVAEGRGGSAPNLKPKDVIAGRIKSKGNTAVKSGNRLTLLRDADGDGVYELKTVFADHLNAPYGLALIGDALYVANQDALVRFAYQPGQTKASGAPSKVTDLPAAINHHWTKSLAASADGRHLYVGIGSNSNITERGMAVEIDRAQVWQVDAQTGAHKVYATGLRNPTALTVQPGTGVLWAVVNERDEIGPNLVPDYLTSVREGAFYGWPYSYWGKNVDVRVMPQNPQKVATAIAPDYALGSHVAALGVTFSSAAMGPAFADGVFVGEHGSWNRNPPVGYKVVFVPFRDGRPAGAPIDFASGFRGDDGRTRGRPVGVSLDPRGAVIVADDLANTIWRITPVAASAGS is encoded by the coding sequence ATGAAGCGTCAACCCACCGCCATGCTCACCGTATCGGTGCTGACCATCGCGCTGGCCGCGTGCAGCAACAAGGCGCCCGAGCTTGAACAGTACGGCGCCACCCCGGAACTGCCCGCGCCCAACCGCACGCTGATGCCGGACATGACCATCGCCAAGCCGGCCAGCTGGGGCGATCGCACGCCGACGGTGCCAGCGGGCTACCGCATTTCGGCCATCGCCACCGGGCTGGCCATTCCGCGGCAGACGCTGGTGCTGCCCAATGGCGACATCCTGGTGGCCGAAGGTCGCGGCGGCAGCGCCCCGAACCTGAAACCCAAGGACGTCATTGCCGGCCGCATCAAGTCGAAGGGCAACACCGCCGTGAAAAGCGGCAACCGCCTTACCTTGCTGCGCGATGCCGATGGCGACGGCGTGTACGAACTCAAGACCGTGTTTGCCGACCACCTCAATGCGCCGTACGGCCTGGCGTTGATCGGCGATGCGCTGTATGTGGCCAACCAGGACGCGCTGGTGCGCTTTGCCTACCAGCCGGGCCAGACCAAGGCCAGCGGCGCGCCGAGCAAGGTCACCGACCTGCCGGCGGCGATCAACCACCACTGGACCAAATCGTTGGCGGCGAGTGCAGACGGGCGCCACCTGTACGTGGGTATCGGCTCCAACAGCAACATCACCGAACGTGGCATGGCCGTGGAGATCGACCGGGCCCAGGTATGGCAGGTGGATGCTCAGACCGGCGCGCACAAGGTGTATGCCACGGGCCTGCGCAATCCCACCGCGCTGACCGTGCAGCCGGGCACGGGCGTGCTGTGGGCGGTGGTCAACGAACGCGATGAGATCGGCCCCAACCTGGTGCCGGACTACCTCACCTCGGTGCGCGAAGGCGCGTTCTACGGCTGGCCCTACAGCTACTGGGGCAAGAACGTGGATGTGCGGGTGATGCCGCAGAACCCGCAGAAGGTGGCCACGGCCATCGCCCCGGATTATGCGCTGGGATCGCACGTGGCCGCGCTGGGCGTGACGTTCTCGTCGGCCGCGATGGGGCCTGCGTTTGCCGACGGTGTGTTCGTCGGTGAGCATGGCAGCTGGAACCGCAATCCGCCGGTCGGTTACAAGGTGGTGTTCGTGCCGTTCCGTGACGGTCGCCCGGCCGGCGCACCGATCGATTTCGCCAGTGGTTTCCGCGGCGATGACGGTCGGACCCGCGGCCGTCCGGTCGGGGTCTCGCTGGATCCGCGTGGGGCGGTGATCGTGGCCGATGACCTGGCCAATACGATCTGGCGCATCACTCCGGTGGCGGCGTCCGCGGGTAGCTGA
- a CDS encoding DUF2231 domain-containing protein, giving the protein MNSTASLARPWALHPFHAAVLGGVLPLFLGALLADYAYWSSYEIQWSNFAAWLLVGAMVITTLALLCALVGLARGSRARAYTALLVLTWAAGFFNSLHHARDAWAIMPVALVLSGVVTVLALLATWVGFSSLRVGGAR; this is encoded by the coding sequence GTGAACTCGACTGCCTCGCTGGCCCGCCCATGGGCCCTCCATCCTTTCCATGCCGCGGTGCTGGGCGGCGTGCTGCCGTTGTTCCTGGGCGCGCTGCTGGCCGACTACGCCTACTGGAGCAGCTACGAGATCCAATGGAGCAACTTCGCGGCCTGGCTGCTGGTGGGCGCCATGGTGATCACCACCCTCGCGTTGTTGTGCGCCCTGGTGGGCCTGGCCCGCGGCAGCCGCGCGCGTGCCTACACCGCGCTGCTGGTGCTTACCTGGGCGGCGGGTTTCTTCAACTCGCTGCATCACGCCCGTGATGCCTGGGCGATCATGCCGGTGGCATTGGTGTTGTCGGGGGTCGTCACGGTACTGGCCCTGCTGGCGACCTGGGTCGGGTTCTCCAGCCTGCGCGTGGGAGGTGCACGATGA